Proteins co-encoded in one Siniperca chuatsi isolate FFG_IHB_CAS linkage group LG11, ASM2008510v1, whole genome shotgun sequence genomic window:
- the LOC122884914 gene encoding alpha-internexin-like — MSHGDRYTSSSYRKIFGDSPRFSISSSRMSSASPRGSPGLRSMAASRNSASALSMYRRVGRPSASFSPVRADSLDLTQTSVVNNELKVIRTNEKEQLQGLNDRFAMFIDKVRHLEQQNKVLEIELVALRQKQSEPSRIAHLYQQEMRDLRSQVEELSRDKNHILIERNNMEDELQKLSAKYDEEARAREEAEQTLRSFRKDVDDAAAVRLDLERRVELLMDEISFLRKVHDEEIQELSSMMEAQQVSVELELAKPDLTSALKEIRNQYESIASKNLQSAEEWYKSKFASLSEQATRSNEAMRASREEINEFRRQLQSKTIEIETLRGANESLERQITEMEDAHNAEVTAMQDTIGHLDTELRNMKGEMAQHLREYQDLLNVKMALDIEIAAYRKLLEGEETHFNSGMSFGAASYSYQARASAGASKSSQKEKEGATKESFKESSEDKDEADINSNN, encoded by the exons ATGAGCCACGGAGACCGCTACACCTCGTCATCCTACCGGAAGATTTTCGGGGATTCTCCCAGGttttccatctcctcctcccgCATGAGCAGCGCCTCTCCTCGGGGCTCCCCGGGGCTCCGGTCCATGGCTGCGTCCCGCAACAGCGCGTCCGCCCTGAGCATGTACAGACGGGTCGGCCGGCCCTCCGCCTCTTTCTCTCCGGTGCGCGCCGACTCCCTCGACTTGACCCAGACCTCCGTGGTCAACAATGAATTAAAAGTCATTAGAACTAACGAGAAGGAGCAGCTGCAG GGTCTGAATGACCGCTTCGCCATGTTCATTGATAAAGTCCGGCACCTGGAGCAGCAGAATAAAGTGCTGGAGATAGAGCTGGTGGCACTGCGGCAGAAGCAGTCCGAGCCGTCCCGCATCGCACACCTCTACCAGCAGGAGATGAGGGACCTGCGGTCCCAGGTGGAGGAGCTGAGCAGGGACAAGAACCATATCCTGATCGAGAGGAACAACATGGAGGACGAGCTGCAG AAGCTCAGTGCGAAGTATGATGAGGAGGCGAGGGCACGGGAGGAAGCTGAGCAGACCTTGAGGTCCTTCAGGAAGGACGTGGATGACGCCGCAGCCGTTCGCCTGGACCTGGAGCGCCGTGTGGAGTTGCTGATGGACGAAATCTCCTTCCTGAGGAAAGTGCACGATGAGGAAATCCAGGAGCTGAGCAGCATGATGGAGGCGCAGCAGGTCTCCGTGGAGCTCGAGCTCGCCAAGCCGGACCTCACCTCGGCTCTGAAGGAGATCCGCAACCAGTACGAGTCCATCGCCTCCAAAAACCTGCAGTCGGCCGAGGAGTGGTACAAGAGCAAGTTTGCCAGCCTCAGTGAGCAGGCCACCAGGAGCAACGAGGCCATGAGGGCCAGCAGGGAGGAGATCAATGAGTTCAGGAGGCAGCTGCAGTCCAAGACCATTGAGATAGAGACCCTGAGGGGCGCCAATGAGTCTCTGGAGAGGCAGATCACAGAGATGGAGGATGCACACAACGCTGAAGTCACAGCTATGCAG GACACTATTGGCCACTTGGATACTGAGCTGAGGAACATGAAGGGTGAGATGGCCCAGCACCTGAGAGAGTATCAGGACCTGCTCAATGTCAAGATGGCCCTGGACATAGAGATAGCCGCCTACAG GAAACtgctggagggggaggagacTCACTTTAACTCAGGGATGTCGTTTGGTGCTGCCAGCTACAGCTACCAGGCTCGAGCCTCAGCCGGCGCCTCCAAGAGCAGccagaaggagaaagaagggGCCACGAAGGAAAGCTTCAAGGAGAGCAGTGAGGATAAAGATGAGGCAGACATTAACTCCAACAActga
- the pcgf6 gene encoding polycomb group RING finger protein 6 isoform X2, whose protein sequence is MSPPPYGRRSHEGSANISDSDSEDEPKLPLNQFYPYIRCALCCGFLIDATTITECLHTFCKSCIVKHFFYSNRCPTCSIVVHQTQPLYNIRPDRQLQDIVYKMVPFLEEFEREQMSNFYKERGLDVPKPVVVSPPGPVVLRRQKKDNIPQSVFTIPPELDVSLLLDFVGAEEGISNYKPLERRYVRVSGEATIRHVELFIRRKMELSPTCQCCTALACLDEPGEDRGRLSKVDVVCGDHLLDHYQSLKDIQNSVGDEALQK, encoded by the exons ATGTCACCTCCTCCATATGGTCGCAGGAGTCATGAAGGGTCAGCGAACATATCAGACAGCGATTCAGAGGACGAG CCCAAGCTCCCCCTCAATCAGTTTTATCCATATATCCGCTGTGCCCTCTGCTGCGGCTTCCTCATCGATGCCACCACCATCACAGAGTGCCTGCACACAT TTTGCAAAAGCTGCATCGTGAAGCACTTTTTCTACAGCAACAGGTGTCCCACATGCAGCATTGTAGTCCACCAGACACAACCACTCTACAACATAAG GCCTGACAGACAACTGCAGGATATTGTTTACAAAATGGTTCCCTTCCTGGAGGAGT TCGAAAGAGAACAAATGAGTAACTTCTACAAAGAGAGAGGGCTGGATGTGCCAAAACCAG TGGTGGTCTCCCCTCCGGGTCCTGTTGTGTTAAGGAGGCAGAAGAAGGATAACATTCCCCAGTCTGTGTTCACCATTCCTCCTGAGCTGGATGTATCTCTGCTGCTGGATTTTGTTGG ggcTGAAGAGGGCATCAGTAACTATAAG CCATTAGAGAGGCGGTACGTTCGTGTGTCAGGCGAGGCCACTATCCGCCACGTGGAGCTGTTCATCAGGAGGAAGATGGAGCTGAGCCCCACCTGCCAG TGCTGCACTGCCCTGGCCTGTCTGGACGAACCCggagaggacagaggaagaCTAAGCAAG GTGGATGTGGTTTGTGGAGATCACCTCCTAGATCACTACCAGTCACTCAAAGACATACAGAACTCTGTGGGCGACGAGGCACTACAG AAATGA
- the pcgf6 gene encoding polycomb group RING finger protein 6 isoform X4 has protein sequence MSPPPYGRRSHEGSANISDSDSEDEPKLPLNQFYPYIRCALCCGFLIDATTITECLHTFCKSCIVKHFFYSNRCPTCSIVVHQTQPLYNIRPDRQLQDIVYKMVPFLEEFEREQMSNFYKERGLDVPKPVVVSPPGPVVLRRQKKDNIPQSVFTIPPELDVSLLLDFVGAEEGISNYKPLERRYVRVSGEATIRHVELFIRRKMELSPTCQVDVVCGDHLLDHYQSLKDIQNSVGDEALQK, from the exons ATGTCACCTCCTCCATATGGTCGCAGGAGTCATGAAGGGTCAGCGAACATATCAGACAGCGATTCAGAGGACGAG CCCAAGCTCCCCCTCAATCAGTTTTATCCATATATCCGCTGTGCCCTCTGCTGCGGCTTCCTCATCGATGCCACCACCATCACAGAGTGCCTGCACACAT TTTGCAAAAGCTGCATCGTGAAGCACTTTTTCTACAGCAACAGGTGTCCCACATGCAGCATTGTAGTCCACCAGACACAACCACTCTACAACATAAG GCCTGACAGACAACTGCAGGATATTGTTTACAAAATGGTTCCCTTCCTGGAGGAGT TCGAAAGAGAACAAATGAGTAACTTCTACAAAGAGAGAGGGCTGGATGTGCCAAAACCAG TGGTGGTCTCCCCTCCGGGTCCTGTTGTGTTAAGGAGGCAGAAGAAGGATAACATTCCCCAGTCTGTGTTCACCATTCCTCCTGAGCTGGATGTATCTCTGCTGCTGGATTTTGTTGG ggcTGAAGAGGGCATCAGTAACTATAAG CCATTAGAGAGGCGGTACGTTCGTGTGTCAGGCGAGGCCACTATCCGCCACGTGGAGCTGTTCATCAGGAGGAAGATGGAGCTGAGCCCCACCTGCCAG GTGGATGTGGTTTGTGGAGATCACCTCCTAGATCACTACCAGTCACTCAAAGACATACAGAACTCTGTGGGCGACGAGGCACTACAG AAATGA
- the pcgf6 gene encoding polycomb group RING finger protein 6 isoform X1 has protein sequence MSPPPYGRRSHEGSANISDSDSEDEPKLPLNQFYPYIRCALCCGFLIDATTITECLHTFCKSCIVKHFFYSNRCPTCSIVVHQTQPLYNIRPDRQLQDIVYKMVPFLEEFEREQMSNFYKERGLDVPKPVVVSPPGPVVLRRQKKDNIPQSVFTIPPELDVSLLLDFVGAEEGISNYKPLERRYVRVSGEATIRHVELFIRRKMELSPTCQCCTALACLDEPGEDRGRLSKVDVVCGDHLLDHYQSLKDIQNSVGDEALQDGLLVLHFGLVLPSQS, from the exons ATGTCACCTCCTCCATATGGTCGCAGGAGTCATGAAGGGTCAGCGAACATATCAGACAGCGATTCAGAGGACGAG CCCAAGCTCCCCCTCAATCAGTTTTATCCATATATCCGCTGTGCCCTCTGCTGCGGCTTCCTCATCGATGCCACCACCATCACAGAGTGCCTGCACACAT TTTGCAAAAGCTGCATCGTGAAGCACTTTTTCTACAGCAACAGGTGTCCCACATGCAGCATTGTAGTCCACCAGACACAACCACTCTACAACATAAG GCCTGACAGACAACTGCAGGATATTGTTTACAAAATGGTTCCCTTCCTGGAGGAGT TCGAAAGAGAACAAATGAGTAACTTCTACAAAGAGAGAGGGCTGGATGTGCCAAAACCAG TGGTGGTCTCCCCTCCGGGTCCTGTTGTGTTAAGGAGGCAGAAGAAGGATAACATTCCCCAGTCTGTGTTCACCATTCCTCCTGAGCTGGATGTATCTCTGCTGCTGGATTTTGTTGG ggcTGAAGAGGGCATCAGTAACTATAAG CCATTAGAGAGGCGGTACGTTCGTGTGTCAGGCGAGGCCACTATCCGCCACGTGGAGCTGTTCATCAGGAGGAAGATGGAGCTGAGCCCCACCTGCCAG TGCTGCACTGCCCTGGCCTGTCTGGACGAACCCggagaggacagaggaagaCTAAGCAAG GTGGATGTGGTTTGTGGAGATCACCTCCTAGATCACTACCAGTCACTCAAAGACATACAGAACTCTGTGGGCGACGAGGCACTACAG GATGGTCTGCTGGTGCTGCACTTTGGCTTGGTCCTGCCCTCCCAGTCTTGA
- the pcgf6 gene encoding polycomb group RING finger protein 6 isoform X3: MSPPPYGRRSHEGSANISDSDSEDEPKLPLNQFYPYIRCALCCGFLIDATTITECLHTFCKSCIVKHFFYSNRCPTCSIVVHQTQPLYNIRPDRQLQDIVYKMVPFLEEFEREQMSNFYKERGLDVPKPVVVSPPGPVVLRRQKKDNIPQSVFTIPPELDVSLLLDFVGAEEGISNYKPLERRYVRVSGEATIRHVELFIRRKMELSPTCQVDVVCGDHLLDHYQSLKDIQNSVGDEALQDGLLVLHFGLVLPSQS; encoded by the exons ATGTCACCTCCTCCATATGGTCGCAGGAGTCATGAAGGGTCAGCGAACATATCAGACAGCGATTCAGAGGACGAG CCCAAGCTCCCCCTCAATCAGTTTTATCCATATATCCGCTGTGCCCTCTGCTGCGGCTTCCTCATCGATGCCACCACCATCACAGAGTGCCTGCACACAT TTTGCAAAAGCTGCATCGTGAAGCACTTTTTCTACAGCAACAGGTGTCCCACATGCAGCATTGTAGTCCACCAGACACAACCACTCTACAACATAAG GCCTGACAGACAACTGCAGGATATTGTTTACAAAATGGTTCCCTTCCTGGAGGAGT TCGAAAGAGAACAAATGAGTAACTTCTACAAAGAGAGAGGGCTGGATGTGCCAAAACCAG TGGTGGTCTCCCCTCCGGGTCCTGTTGTGTTAAGGAGGCAGAAGAAGGATAACATTCCCCAGTCTGTGTTCACCATTCCTCCTGAGCTGGATGTATCTCTGCTGCTGGATTTTGTTGG ggcTGAAGAGGGCATCAGTAACTATAAG CCATTAGAGAGGCGGTACGTTCGTGTGTCAGGCGAGGCCACTATCCGCCACGTGGAGCTGTTCATCAGGAGGAAGATGGAGCTGAGCCCCACCTGCCAG GTGGATGTGGTTTGTGGAGATCACCTCCTAGATCACTACCAGTCACTCAAAGACATACAGAACTCTGTGGGCGACGAGGCACTACAG GATGGTCTGCTGGTGCTGCACTTTGGCTTGGTCCTGCCCTCCCAGTCTTGA
- the pcgf6 gene encoding polycomb group RING finger protein 6 isoform X5, giving the protein MSPPPYGRRSHEGSANISDSDSEDEPKLPLNQFYPYIRCALCCGFLIDATTITECLHTFCKSCIVKHFFYSNRCPTCSIVVHQTQPLYNIRPDRQLQDIVYKMVPFLEEFEREQMSNFYKERGLDVPKPVVVSPPGPVVLRRQKKDNIPQSVFTIPPELDVSLLLDFVGAEEGISNYKPLERRYVRVSGEATIRHVELFIRRKMELSPTCQ; this is encoded by the exons ATGTCACCTCCTCCATATGGTCGCAGGAGTCATGAAGGGTCAGCGAACATATCAGACAGCGATTCAGAGGACGAG CCCAAGCTCCCCCTCAATCAGTTTTATCCATATATCCGCTGTGCCCTCTGCTGCGGCTTCCTCATCGATGCCACCACCATCACAGAGTGCCTGCACACAT TTTGCAAAAGCTGCATCGTGAAGCACTTTTTCTACAGCAACAGGTGTCCCACATGCAGCATTGTAGTCCACCAGACACAACCACTCTACAACATAAG GCCTGACAGACAACTGCAGGATATTGTTTACAAAATGGTTCCCTTCCTGGAGGAGT TCGAAAGAGAACAAATGAGTAACTTCTACAAAGAGAGAGGGCTGGATGTGCCAAAACCAG TGGTGGTCTCCCCTCCGGGTCCTGTTGTGTTAAGGAGGCAGAAGAAGGATAACATTCCCCAGTCTGTGTTCACCATTCCTCCTGAGCTGGATGTATCTCTGCTGCTGGATTTTGTTGG ggcTGAAGAGGGCATCAGTAACTATAAG CCATTAGAGAGGCGGTACGTTCGTGTGTCAGGCGAGGCCACTATCCGCCACGTGGAGCTGTTCATCAGGAGGAAGATGGAGCTGAGCCCCACCTGCCAG taA
- the LOC122884919 gene encoding RING finger protein 122-like, giving the protein MILERSRPERFSGFAHRTSAHLMHPIQWCNGCLCDLGLQNIDPYCKMTSEELFHLPLNVYIIILGIGLFILMLSLIFCCYLFRLRRQGAREQHGYNEVVLRGVGKKLSLLGQTCAVCLEEFRSRDELGVCPCAHAFHKKCLLKWLEIRSVCPMCNKPICRLQPNPPQAPERPQSLLEV; this is encoded by the exons ATGATATTGGAGAGGTCACGACCTGAAAGATTTTCTGGGTTTGCCCACCGAACATCTGCACATTTGATGCATCCTATCCAATGGTGTAACG GGTGTCTGTGTGACCTTGGATTGCAGAACATCGACCCCTACTGCAAGATGACATCTGAGGAGCTCTTCCACCTGCCGCTCAACGTCTACATCATCATCCTGGGCATCGGCCTCTTCATCCTCATGCTCAGCCTCATCTTCTGCTGCTACCTGTTCAG ACTCAGGCGACAAGGTGCAAGAGAACAGCATGGTTACAATGAG GTTGTTTTGAGAGGAGTGGGGAAGAAACTGAGCCTTCTTGGT CAAACATGCGCGGTGTGTTTAGAAGAGTTTCGCAGCAGGGACGAGCTTGGAGTGTGCCCATGTGCCCATGCGTTTCACAAGAA GTGTCTGCTAAAATGGTTAGAGATCCGCAGCGTCTGCCCCATGTGCAACAAGCCCATTTGTCGCCTCCAGCCTAACCCGCCGCAAGCGCCTGAGCGGCCACAGAGTCTCCTGGAGGTCTGA